One part of the Spirochaetota bacterium genome encodes these proteins:
- a CDS encoding RHS repeat domain-containing protein → MQWKWDNFGRVRSIWYSNGFSVHYAYDAGGQVRGVVGYAG, encoded by the coding sequence ATACAGTGGAAGTGGGACAATTTTGGCAGGGTGCGCAGTATATGGTATAGCAATGGCTTTAGTGTGCATTATGCTTATGACGCGGGAGGCCAGGTAAGAGGTGTGGTGGGCTACGCAGGT